One segment of Xanthomonas oryzae pv. oryzae DNA contains the following:
- a CDS encoding copper chaperone PCu(A)C, which yields MIDGSRSRRVRCAGRLLAALALVASAGVSAQCLPEFKNGWIRIPPPGGMAAGFGQFHNGCAQPLKVTAAKSSVFADVSLHETTQTNGVSRMRAVPELALPAGKSVPLAPGGLHLMLMDATAPLQEGAQVPVSFSLQDGREIKAMLEARKRAPGS from the coding sequence ATGATAGACGGCAGTCGAAGCAGGCGGGTTAGGTGTGCTGGCAGGTTGCTTGCGGCATTGGCGCTGGTGGCAAGTGCGGGCGTGTCGGCGCAATGCCTGCCCGAATTCAAAAATGGCTGGATCCGCATCCCGCCGCCCGGGGGCATGGCGGCCGGTTTCGGGCAATTTCATAACGGCTGTGCGCAGCCGCTGAAGGTCACTGCTGCCAAGAGCAGCGTGTTTGCCGATGTCTCATTGCACGAAACCACGCAGACCAATGGTGTCAGCCGCATGCGTGCGGTGCCGGAGCTGGCATTGCCGGCCGGCAAGTCGGTACCGCTGGCGCCGGGCGGGCTGCATCTGATGTTGATGGATGCGACTGCGCCGCTGCAGGAGGGCGCACAGGTGCCGGTGAGCTTTAGCTTGCAGGACGGTCGCGAAATCAAGGCCATGTTGGAAGCACGCAAGCGCGCACCTGGGTCTTGA
- a CDS encoding enoyl-CoA hydratase/isomerase family protein, translating to MSIQILDHGRLREIRLARPPVNALDGALCQALSVAVQQAGEEVDGIVLSGSERIFSGGMDVPHLLAHGTDRAALLASWTAFFDAAQALANSRVPVVAAIGGHAPAGGCVLALCCDYRVMARSADTAKPYAIGLNEVQVGLAAPEGIQRLLRRVVGAHRAERLLIAGQLLPAEQAVKIGLVDELVDGELVTARALAWLQELQQLPRQPMLTTRAIARADLRAALAPELIQLERFVDGWYAPDAQTALHGLVARLQKA from the coding sequence ATGAGCATCCAGATCTTAGACCATGGCCGTCTTCGCGAGATCCGTCTGGCGCGTCCGCCGGTCAATGCGCTGGACGGTGCGTTGTGCCAGGCGCTGAGCGTTGCGGTGCAGCAGGCGGGCGAGGAGGTCGATGGCATCGTGCTGTCGGGCAGCGAGCGGATTTTTTCCGGCGGCATGGATGTGCCGCATCTGCTCGCGCACGGCACCGACCGCGCCGCGCTACTGGCCAGTTGGACCGCGTTCTTCGACGCCGCGCAGGCACTGGCCAACAGCCGCGTGCCGGTGGTGGCGGCGATCGGCGGGCATGCGCCGGCCGGCGGCTGCGTGCTGGCGCTGTGCTGCGACTACCGGGTGATGGCGCGCAGCGCTGACACCGCCAAACCCTATGCGATCGGCCTGAACGAAGTGCAGGTGGGCCTGGCCGCGCCGGAAGGCATCCAGCGACTGTTGCGCCGCGTGGTCGGTGCGCACCGCGCCGAGCGCCTGCTGATCGCCGGGCAACTGCTGCCGGCCGAACAGGCAGTCAAGATCGGCCTGGTGGATGAGTTGGTCGACGGCGAGTTGGTCACCGCGCGTGCGCTGGCCTGGCTGCAGGAACTGCAACAGCTGCCGCGCCAGCCGATGCTGACCACGCGTGCGATTGCACGCGCGGACCTGCGCGCGGCGCTGGCACCGGAGTTGATCCAGTTGGAGCGCTTCGTCGATGGCTGGTACGCGCCGGATGCGCAGACCGCGCTGCATGGCCTGGTGGCGCGCCTGCAGAAGGCCTGA
- the tesB gene encoding acyl-CoA thioesterase II encodes MSATAEPVVCELISLLSLERLEDNLFRGQSRDIGTKYVFGGQVLGQALSAAQATVENGRQAHSLHAHFLRVGNIDHPIVYDVDRTRDGGSFSVRRVTAIQHGKVIFFCAASFQEHEDGAEHQSAMPVVPPPEDIEPAAPLTPEVLAKLPAKVQRWLSRGGPFEFRHVFPRDELKPPKRPPFQQMWLRLNNPIGDDVGLHRALLAYASDFQLLGTSTFPHGISYYTPNVQMASLDHALWFHRPFRTDDWLLYSLDSPTAQGARGLARGQFFTRDGVLVASTTQEGLIRVVPDGSAIAVPAKE; translated from the coding sequence TTGTCCGCCACCGCCGAACCCGTCGTCTGCGAACTGATCAGCCTGCTGTCGCTGGAGCGTCTGGAGGACAATCTGTTTCGCGGCCAGAGCCGCGATATCGGCACCAAATACGTGTTCGGTGGGCAGGTGCTGGGCCAGGCGTTATCTGCTGCGCAGGCGACGGTCGAAAACGGCCGTCAGGCGCATTCGCTGCACGCGCATTTCCTGCGTGTCGGCAATATCGATCACCCCATTGTCTACGACGTCGACCGCACCCGCGATGGCGGCAGCTTCTCGGTGCGCCGGGTCACGGCGATCCAGCACGGCAAAGTGATCTTTTTCTGTGCGGCCTCGTTTCAGGAGCACGAAGACGGTGCGGAGCATCAATCGGCGATGCCGGTGGTGCCCCCGCCGGAAGACATCGAACCCGCCGCCCCGCTGACACCGGAAGTGTTGGCCAAGCTACCGGCCAAGGTGCAGCGCTGGCTGTCGCGCGGCGGCCCGTTCGAGTTTCGCCATGTGTTTCCGCGCGACGAACTCAAGCCCCCAAAGCGCCCGCCGTTTCAGCAGATGTGGCTGCGCTTGAACAATCCCATCGGCGACGATGTGGGCTTGCATCGAGCCCTGCTGGCGTACGCCTCGGATTTCCAGTTGCTGGGCACTTCGACATTTCCGCACGGCATCAGCTATTACACGCCGAACGTGCAGATGGCCTCGCTCGATCACGCACTGTGGTTCCATCGCCCGTTCCGCACCGACGACTGGCTGTTGTATTCGCTCGACAGCCCCACCGCGCAAGGCGCGCGCGGCCTGGCGCGCGGGCAGTTTTTCACCCGCGACGGCGTGCTGGTGGCCAGCACCACGCAGGAAGGTTTGATCCGGGTGGTACCCGACGGCAGCGCGATTGCCGTGCCGGCCAAGGAGTAG
- a CDS encoding EF-hand domain-containing protein, with product MTSRKPFLALAMLTVLSTGAAFAATVPASGDAPRPAKLDKNGDGVIDRSEAAAVPARAAQFDTLDTNKDGKLSRDERPHHRRGGRGEWMAKLDTNKDGRISRAEAKADPKFAARFEQMDLNKDGFIDRADRELRMQQHRDAWFAKADTDKDGKLSKAEFDVASTWRGAHGTGGMEGRGDHGKPAPADAPATNR from the coding sequence ATGACGTCACGCAAACCTTTCCTCGCCCTGGCCATGCTGACCGTGCTGTCCACCGGCGCCGCGTTCGCCGCCACCGTGCCGGCTTCCGGCGATGCGCCGCGTCCTGCCAAACTCGACAAGAACGGCGATGGCGTGATCGACCGCAGCGAAGCTGCTGCCGTTCCGGCACGGGCCGCGCAGTTCGACACGCTGGACACCAACAAGGACGGCAAGCTGTCGCGCGACGAGCGCCCGCACCATCGTCGCGGCGGACGTGGCGAATGGATGGCCAAGCTCGATACCAACAAGGACGGCCGTATCAGCCGCGCAGAAGCCAAGGCCGACCCGAAGTTCGCCGCGCGTTTCGAACAGATGGATCTGAACAAGGACGGCTTCATCGACCGCGCCGATCGTGAGCTGCGCATGCAGCAGCATCGCGATGCATGGTTCGCCAAGGCCGATACCGACAAGGACGGCAAGCTGAGCAAGGCCGAGTTCGATGTTGCGTCCACGTGGCGTGGCGCGCACGGAACGGGTGGGATGGAGGGACGCGGCGACCATGGCAAGCCGGCGCCAGCGGACGCACCTGCGACCAATCGCTAA